A section of the Stenotrophomonas sp. 364 genome encodes:
- a CDS encoding TrmH family RNA methyltransferase has protein sequence MPPREGGTPPPPGRGNDELRLYGWNAVQALFDKRPQALRKLYLAESLIPRLQPMLKWCVSNRVGYRVVEEGDLNKLAATTHHEGVVADVLRAPMLELGEWLGTLPAGTPALALWLDGVGNPHNFGAILRSAAHFGVAGLLLPPGSTLALSGAAARVAEGGAESVPLVRLPALPEAMQQLRDAGFGLAATLVDGGNNLFASDVPARLVYVMGAEGEGMDRELAQDCDAQVSIPGTGAVESLNVASATAVLLAHWYGRQAR, from the coding sequence CTGCCCCCGCGCGAGGGCGGCACGCCGCCACCGCCGGGGCGGGGCAACGACGAGCTGCGCCTGTACGGCTGGAACGCCGTGCAGGCCCTGTTCGACAAGCGCCCGCAGGCGCTGCGCAAGCTGTACCTGGCCGAATCGCTGATCCCGCGCCTGCAGCCGATGCTGAAGTGGTGCGTGTCCAACCGGGTGGGGTACCGCGTGGTGGAAGAGGGCGACCTCAACAAGCTGGCCGCTACCACCCACCATGAAGGCGTGGTGGCCGACGTGCTGCGCGCGCCGATGCTGGAGCTGGGCGAGTGGCTGGGCACGCTGCCGGCCGGTACGCCGGCGCTGGCGCTGTGGCTGGATGGCGTGGGCAATCCGCACAATTTCGGCGCGATCCTGCGCTCGGCGGCGCATTTCGGCGTGGCTGGCCTGCTGCTGCCACCGGGGTCCACGCTGGCGCTGTCCGGTGCGGCCGCGCGCGTGGCCGAAGGCGGCGCCGAATCGGTGCCGCTGGTGCGCCTGCCCGCGCTGCCGGAGGCGATGCAGCAGCTGCGCGACGCCGGCTTCGGCCTGGCCGCGACGCTGGTGGACGGCGGCAACAACCTCTTCGCCAGCGACGTGCCGGCGCGTCTGGTCTACGTGATGGGTGCCGAAGGCGAAGGCATGGACCGTGAACTGGCGCAGGATTGTGACGCGCAGGTGTCCATTCCGGGCACCGGCGCAGTGGAAAGCCTCAACGTTGCATCGGCGACAGCGGTGCTGCTGGCGCACTGGTACGGACGCCAGGCACGCTGA
- a CDS encoding alanine/glycine:cation symporter family protein, with translation MEATVHFVNGIIWSKALIAVCLGAGLFFSIRTRFMQIRGFFEMCRLTVKGEKSDAGVSSFQALAMSMAGRMGIGNIAGVATAIAFGGPGAIFWMWVMGFLGASTSYVECTLAQIYKTKDAEGRYRGGPAYYIEKAMGMKWYALAFAVATIIAAGFLMPGVQANAIADSIINACRGGALCGPLDGQFMGLADVQALKLGIGIVVALLLGVVIFGGVKRIANFAEVVVPFMAAAFILMAIVIMIINYDRVPEMFGIIFDSAFGTHAAFGAMMGLAVEWGIKRGIYANEAGQGSGPHAAAASEVSHPAKQGYVQAFAIYFDTMMVCTATAFLILASGTYNVYSPVEGAAPIFQGLAGIPEGAGYAQAGVEAVLPGWGASFVSLAIFFFAFTTIMAYYYMAETNLSYINHNRKRPLTVLVLRLGIIGMVVFGAFHNATLAWALGDIGVGLMAWLNIIAILIVQKPAMLALRDYERQKKLGLDPTFDPDALGIKNADFWRQRKLELSRSE, from the coding sequence GTGGAAGCAACCGTACATTTCGTCAACGGCATCATCTGGAGCAAGGCGCTGATCGCCGTGTGCCTGGGCGCTGGCCTGTTCTTCAGCATCCGCACCCGGTTCATGCAGATCCGCGGCTTCTTCGAGATGTGCCGCCTCACCGTCAAGGGCGAGAAGTCCGACGCGGGCGTGTCCTCCTTCCAGGCCTTGGCCATGTCGATGGCCGGCCGCATGGGCATCGGCAATATCGCTGGCGTGGCCACCGCCATCGCCTTCGGCGGTCCCGGCGCGATCTTCTGGATGTGGGTCATGGGCTTCCTCGGCGCCTCCACCTCGTACGTGGAATGCACCCTGGCGCAGATCTACAAGACCAAGGACGCCGAAGGCCGCTACCGCGGCGGCCCGGCGTACTACATCGAAAAAGCCATGGGCATGAAGTGGTACGCCTTGGCGTTCGCCGTGGCCACCATCATCGCCGCCGGCTTCCTGATGCCGGGCGTGCAGGCCAATGCCATCGCCGACAGCATCATCAACGCCTGCCGTGGCGGCGCCCTGTGCGGCCCGCTGGATGGCCAATTCATGGGCCTGGCCGACGTCCAGGCACTGAAGCTGGGCATCGGTATCGTGGTGGCGCTGCTGCTGGGCGTGGTCATTTTCGGCGGGGTCAAGCGCATCGCCAACTTCGCCGAAGTGGTGGTGCCGTTCATGGCCGCCGCGTTCATCCTGATGGCCATCGTCATCATGATCATCAACTACGACCGCGTGCCGGAAATGTTCGGCATCATCTTCGACAGCGCCTTCGGCACCCATGCCGCGTTCGGCGCGATGATGGGCCTGGCGGTGGAGTGGGGCATCAAGCGCGGCATCTATGCCAATGAAGCCGGCCAGGGCTCGGGCCCGCACGCGGCAGCCGCCTCGGAGGTCTCGCACCCGGCCAAGCAGGGCTACGTGCAGGCCTTCGCGATCTATTTCGACACCATGATGGTGTGCACCGCCACCGCCTTCCTGATCCTGGCCAGCGGCACCTACAACGTGTACTCGCCGGTGGAAGGTGCCGCCCCGATCTTCCAGGGCCTGGCCGGTATCCCGGAAGGTGCGGGCTACGCGCAGGCCGGCGTGGAAGCGGTGTTGCCGGGCTGGGGCGCCTCGTTCGTGTCGCTGGCGATCTTCTTCTTCGCCTTCACCACGATCATGGCCTATTACTACATGGCCGAAACCAACCTCAGCTACATCAACCACAACCGCAAGCGCCCGCTCACCGTGCTGGTGCTGCGCCTGGGCATCATCGGCATGGTGGTGTTCGGTGCGTTCCACAACGCCACCCTGGCGTGGGCACTGGGCGACATCGGCGTGGGCCTGATGGCCTGGTTGAACATCATCGCCATCCTGATCGTGCAGAAGCCGGCGATGCTGGCGCTGCGCGATTACGAACGACAGAAGAAGCTCGGCCTGGATCCGACCTTCGACCCCGATGCATTGGGCATCAAGAACGCCGATTTCTGGCGTCAACGCAAGCTGGAGTTGTCCCGTAGTGAATGA
- a CDS encoding efflux RND transporter permease subunit → MKLSDISIQRPVFAVVMSLLLVVLGVMSFTRLTLRELPAIDPPIVSVSVDYTGASAAVIESRITQVLEDALAGIEGIDTINARSSNGRAQVSIEFTSNRDIEAAANDVRDAVSRVADRMPEEARPPEIAKVESDADPIIWFNMTSSSMDTLELSDYADRYVVDRFSSLDGVAQVRIGGRQRYAMRIWLDRDQLAARGLTVGDVETALRNENVELPAGRIESADRDFTLRVERNYVKPEDFATIPLGKGADGYVVRMGDVAKIELASSERRAYYRSNGEPGIGLGIVKTSTANSLDVARTARAEAERVGQTLPEGTHIFVAFDNTTFIEAAVDRVYATLVEAMLLVLAVIWLFLGSFRAALIPAVTVPVCLVAAFIALYAFGFSINLLTLLALVLCIGLVVDDAIVVVENVQRRIDLGEPPLVASKRGTAQVAFAVIATTAVLVAVFLPVGFLEGNTGRLFRELAVALAAAVALSAFVSLTLTPMMASKLLKPHSGQPPKGLHGVINRNLDRVSAAYGRVLDAHVGRTWIYVVVMVLSLLASALLLKVLPSELAPAEDRGSFQIMIDGPEGAGYDYTVGQVQEVEKVVAGFVGDDKPIVRANPRVPGGFGASEEMHTGRISVFLQPWRERQAATPDVAADLQKHLDGIRGVRVRTQVGGGLVRSQGQPFQIVLGGPEYAEIAQWRDRMLARMADNPGLVGPDSDYKETRPQMRVNIDRQRAADLGVSVTAIGSALETMMGSRRVTTFVDNGEEYDVLVQAGRDGRATPADLAAIRVRASSGELVPLSNLVTLSEVAEAGNLNRFNRLRSITITAGLAPGYPLGEAIAWAQQTAREELPQHAQLDWKGESREYQNAGSAVLLTFAMALLVVYLVLAAQFESFIHPLVIMLTVPLGVLGALLGLYVSGGSINLFSQIGIVMLVGLAAKNGILIVEFANQLRDEGRDVHRAIVESSMVRLRPILMTSIATVVGAIPLVVAGGPGSASRGTIGIVVIFGVTVSTFLSLFVVPAFYSLLAPYTRSPEAVARELEKQEAETPSVGGHA, encoded by the coding sequence ATGAAACTCTCCGACATTTCCATCCAGCGCCCGGTCTTCGCGGTGGTGATGAGCCTGCTGCTGGTCGTGCTGGGCGTCATGTCGTTCACCCGCCTGACCCTGCGCGAGCTGCCCGCGATCGACCCGCCGATCGTCTCGGTATCGGTGGATTACACCGGTGCTTCGGCCGCGGTGATCGAAAGCCGCATCACCCAGGTGCTTGAAGACGCCCTGGCCGGCATCGAAGGCATCGATACCATCAACGCGCGCAGCTCCAACGGCCGCGCCCAGGTCAGCATTGAATTCACCTCCAACCGCGATATCGAGGCGGCCGCCAACGATGTGCGCGATGCGGTCAGCCGTGTTGCCGACCGCATGCCCGAAGAGGCGCGGCCGCCGGAAATCGCCAAGGTCGAAAGCGACGCCGACCCGATCATCTGGTTCAACATGACCTCCTCCAGCATGGACACGCTGGAGCTGAGCGACTACGCCGACCGGTACGTGGTCGACCGCTTCTCCAGCCTGGACGGCGTGGCCCAGGTCCGCATCGGCGGGCGCCAGCGCTATGCCATGCGCATCTGGCTCGACCGCGACCAGCTGGCCGCGCGTGGCCTTACCGTGGGCGACGTGGAAACCGCGCTGCGCAATGAAAACGTCGAGCTGCCGGCCGGCCGCATCGAATCGGCCGACCGCGACTTCACCCTGCGCGTGGAGCGCAACTACGTGAAGCCGGAAGACTTCGCCACCATTCCGCTGGGCAAGGGCGCCGACGGCTACGTGGTGCGCATGGGCGACGTGGCCAAAATCGAGCTGGCCTCGTCCGAGCGACGCGCGTATTACCGCAGCAATGGCGAACCGGGCATCGGTCTGGGCATCGTCAAGACCTCCACCGCCAACTCGCTGGACGTGGCCCGCACCGCACGTGCCGAAGCCGAGCGGGTCGGGCAGACCCTGCCCGAAGGCACCCACATCTTCGTCGCCTTCGACAACACCACCTTCATCGAAGCCGCCGTGGACCGCGTCTACGCCACGCTGGTGGAAGCCATGCTGCTGGTACTGGCGGTGATCTGGCTGTTCCTCGGCAGTTTCCGCGCCGCGCTGATCCCCGCCGTCACCGTGCCGGTGTGCCTGGTGGCGGCGTTCATCGCGCTGTACGCGTTTGGGTTCTCCATCAACCTGCTGACCCTGCTGGCGCTGGTGCTGTGTATCGGCCTGGTCGTCGATGACGCCATCGTGGTCGTGGAAAACGTGCAACGCCGCATCGACCTGGGCGAACCGCCGCTGGTGGCCTCCAAGCGCGGCACCGCGCAGGTAGCCTTCGCGGTGATCGCCACCACCGCCGTGCTGGTGGCGGTGTTCCTGCCGGTGGGCTTCCTGGAAGGCAATACCGGCCGCCTGTTCCGCGAGCTGGCCGTGGCGTTGGCGGCTGCGGTGGCGCTGTCGGCGTTCGTCTCGCTCACGCTGACCCCGATGATGGCCTCCAAGCTGCTCAAGCCGCACAGCGGCCAGCCGCCCAAGGGCCTGCACGGGGTGATCAACCGCAACCTGGACCGCGTCTCGGCCGCCTACGGGCGCGTGCTCGACGCGCACGTCGGGCGCACGTGGATCTACGTGGTGGTGATGGTGCTGTCGCTGCTGGCCAGTGCGTTGCTGCTCAAGGTGCTGCCCTCTGAACTGGCCCCGGCCGAAGACCGCGGTTCGTTCCAGATCATGATCGATGGCCCGGAAGGCGCCGGCTACGACTACACCGTGGGCCAGGTGCAGGAAGTGGAAAAGGTGGTGGCCGGGTTCGTCGGCGACGACAAGCCGATCGTGCGCGCCAACCCGCGCGTGCCCGGCGGCTTCGGTGCCAGCGAAGAAATGCATACGGGCCGCATCAGCGTGTTCCTGCAGCCGTGGCGCGAGCGCCAGGCCGCCACGCCGGACGTGGCCGCCGACCTGCAGAAGCACCTGGACGGCATCCGCGGCGTGCGCGTGCGCACCCAGGTCGGGGGCGGCCTGGTGCGCAGCCAGGGCCAGCCGTTCCAGATCGTGCTGGGCGGGCCGGAGTACGCGGAAATCGCGCAGTGGCGCGACCGCATGCTGGCGCGCATGGCCGACAACCCGGGCCTGGTCGGCCCGGATTCGGACTACAAGGAAACCCGGCCGCAGATGCGGGTCAACATCGACCGCCAGCGCGCCGCCGACCTGGGCGTATCGGTCACCGCAATCGGCAGTGCGCTGGAAACCATGATGGGCTCGCGCCGGGTCACCACCTTCGTCGACAACGGCGAGGAATACGACGTGCTGGTCCAGGCCGGGCGCGACGGCCGCGCCACCCCGGCCGACCTGGCCGCCATCCGCGTGCGCGCCAGCAGCGGCGAGCTGGTGCCGCTGTCCAACCTGGTCACGCTCAGCGAAGTGGCCGAAGCGGGCAACCTCAACCGCTTCAACCGGCTGCGCTCGATCACCATCACCGCGGGCCTGGCCCCGGGCTACCCGCTGGGCGAGGCGATCGCATGGGCCCAGCAGACCGCCCGCGAGGAGCTGCCGCAGCACGCGCAGCTGGACTGGAAGGGCGAATCGCGCGAGTACCAGAACGCCGGCAGCGCCGTGCTGCTGACCTTCGCCATGGCCTTGCTGGTGGTGTACCTGGTGCTGGCCGCGCAGTTCGAGAGCTTCATCCACCCGCTGGTGATCATGCTGACCGTGCCGCTGGGCGTGCTCGGCGCGCTGCTGGGCCTGTATGTCAGCGGCGGCAGCATCAACCTGTTCAGCCAGATCGGCATCGTGATGCTGGTGGGGCTGGCGGCCAAGAACGGCATCCTGATCGTGGAGTTCGCCAACCAGCTGCGCGATGAAGGCCGCGACGTGCACCGGGCCATCGTCGAATCGTCGATGGTGCGCCTGCGCCCGATCCTGATGACCTCCATCGCCACCGTGGTGGGCGCGATCCCGCTGGTGGTCGCCGGTGGCCCGGGCTCGGCCAGCCGCGGCACCATCGGCATCGTGGTGATCTTCGGCGTCACCGTGTCCACCTTCCTGTCGCTGTTCGTGGTGCCGGCGTTCTACTCGCTGCTGGCCCCGTACACGCGTTCGCCCGAAGCGGTGGCCCGTGAGCTGGAGAAGCAGGAGGCGGAGACCCCGTCGGTGGGCGGGCACGCCTGA
- a CDS encoding efflux RND transporter periplasmic adaptor subunit — translation MLGRITARIAAGLTLALLAGCSSKDDTARRAADSVPVTTQVVQTSAWNDTLQALGTAKARESVTITAKVSEIIETVHFESGQQVSAGTPLVTLRGQAQEAALLQAQATFAEADQLYKRQRELAAQQLVASATLDTQRAIRDAAEARVREMQSDIGDRRVRAPFAGVLGIRQVSAGSLVTPSTSIATLDDIERMHVDFQVPEAELASLGTGDKVTATSVAYPGRSFEGVVATIDTRVDPGTRAVTVRADFINADHALRPGMLLDIRMFRPERQALVIPEIAVVQVGRDSFVYRVKADHSVERIDITSGARRAGVVEIRSGLKAGDRIVVDGTGKLRPGLKVDERPASAVPAAKPADPAG, via the coding sequence ATGTTGGGACGCATCACCGCGCGCATCGCCGCTGGCCTCACCCTGGCCCTGTTGGCCGGGTGCAGCAGCAAGGACGACACCGCGCGCCGGGCGGCAGACTCCGTACCGGTCACTACCCAGGTGGTGCAGACCTCCGCATGGAACGACACGCTGCAGGCGCTGGGTACCGCCAAGGCCCGTGAGTCGGTGACCATCACCGCCAAGGTCAGCGAGATCATCGAAACCGTCCACTTCGAGAGCGGCCAGCAGGTCAGCGCCGGCACCCCGTTGGTCACCCTGCGCGGGCAGGCCCAGGAAGCGGCCCTGCTGCAGGCGCAAGCCACCTTTGCCGAGGCCGACCAGCTGTACAAGCGCCAGCGCGAACTGGCGGCCCAGCAGCTGGTGGCCAGCGCCACCCTGGACACCCAGCGCGCCATCCGCGATGCCGCCGAGGCGCGCGTGCGCGAAATGCAGTCGGACATCGGCGACCGTCGCGTGCGCGCACCGTTCGCCGGCGTGCTCGGCATCCGCCAGGTCAGTGCGGGCTCGCTGGTCACCCCCAGTACCAGCATCGCCACCCTGGACGACATCGAGCGCATGCACGTCGATTTCCAGGTACCCGAAGCCGAACTGGCCAGCCTCGGCACCGGCGACAAGGTCACCGCCACCAGCGTCGCCTATCCCGGCCGCAGCTTCGAGGGCGTGGTGGCCACCATCGACACCCGCGTCGACCCGGGTACCCGCGCGGTCACCGTGCGCGCCGACTTCATCAATGCCGACCACGCCCTGCGCCCGGGCATGCTGCTGGACATCCGCATGTTCCGCCCGGAGCGCCAGGCCCTGGTCATTCCGGAAATCGCCGTGGTGCAGGTGGGCCGCGATTCGTTCGTGTACCGGGTCAAGGCCGACCACAGCGTGGAACGCATCGATATCACCAGCGGCGCGCGCCGTGCCGGCGTGGTCGAAATCCGCAGCGGCCTGAAGGCCGGCGATCGCATCGTGGTTGACGGTACCGGCAAGCTGCGCCCGGGCCTGAAGGTTGATGAGCGCCCAGCGTCGGCCGTACCCGCCGCCAAGCCTGCGGACCCGGCAGGATGA
- a CDS encoding TonB-dependent copper receptor, whose protein sequence is MNLASRSAGAMTRLSVSLSLALAMLPLHAAEREPAQTLDTLVVTATAPSSPLHWVTDPRLPRQPVPASDGADYLKTVPGFSAIRNGGTNGDPVLRGMFGSRLNIVSNEGNLIGACPSRMDNPLSYIAPETFDRLTIIKGPQSVRWGAGASAGTVRFERDTPRFDAPGVDINASALVGSRNRNDQVLDLTAGASQGYVRVNGNRSEADDYKDGNGDVVPSKWRKWNSDVAVGWTPDADTVVELSAGTGDAIARYAGRGMDGAAFKRTSYAARFEKDNLPGAWDKLLVNVYYNDADHVMDNYTLRTPNPDSSMPMPMAANVDRRTTGGRIASEWRWQDIAVVAGVDAQDSRHRDRSGMGRNTYQQQPWRTDARFESLGAFSEITLGEGTAQRWVGGLRIDRAEVTDERRTSGMMAMPNPTAGQQRRENLGSGFVRIERDLAPALTWYAGIGHSERMPDYWELFSPDRGPMGAPNAFAGIQPEKTTQLDLGLQYRSERLNAWVSAYAGRVQDYILFTYHDGGMMGSMTQANNVNARLAGAEAGVDITVAPQWKLGGSLAYAWGENRSDGTPLPQMPPLEARLSATWEAERWSVGALARAVTHQHRVADGQGNVVARDLGPSAGFATVALNASYRINDALLLSAGLDNVFDRAYSEHLNLAGSADFGFPADPVRINEPGRTAWMKVNYRY, encoded by the coding sequence ATGAATCTCGCTTCCCGCAGTGCGGGCGCAATGACGCGCCTGTCTGTTTCCCTGTCGCTCGCCTTGGCCATGCTGCCGCTGCACGCCGCCGAGCGTGAGCCCGCGCAGACCCTGGACACGCTGGTGGTGACCGCCACCGCCCCGTCCTCGCCACTGCATTGGGTCACCGACCCGCGCCTGCCGCGGCAACCGGTGCCGGCCAGCGATGGCGCCGACTACCTCAAGACCGTGCCGGGCTTTTCGGCGATCCGCAACGGCGGCACCAACGGCGATCCGGTGCTGCGTGGCATGTTCGGGTCGCGCCTGAACATCGTCAGCAACGAGGGCAACCTGATCGGTGCGTGCCCCTCGCGCATGGACAATCCGCTGTCCTACATCGCGCCGGAAACCTTCGACCGGCTGACCATCATCAAGGGACCGCAAAGCGTGCGCTGGGGCGCTGGCGCGTCGGCCGGCACGGTGCGTTTTGAGCGCGACACCCCGCGTTTCGACGCACCGGGCGTGGACATCAACGCCAGCGCGCTGGTCGGCTCGCGCAACCGCAATGACCAGGTGCTCGACCTGACCGCCGGTGCGTCGCAGGGCTACGTACGGGTCAACGGCAACCGCTCCGAAGCGGACGATTACAAGGACGGCAACGGCGACGTCGTGCCCTCCAAGTGGCGCAAGTGGAACAGCGACGTCGCCGTCGGCTGGACCCCCGATGCCGACACTGTGGTGGAGCTGTCAGCCGGCACCGGCGACGCCATCGCGCGCTATGCCGGGCGCGGCATGGATGGCGCCGCATTCAAGCGCACCAGCTATGCCGCCCGTTTCGAGAAGGACAACCTGCCCGGTGCCTGGGACAAGCTGTTGGTCAACGTGTACTACAACGACGCCGACCACGTCATGGACAACTACACGCTGCGCACGCCGAACCCGGACAGCAGCATGCCGATGCCGATGGCGGCCAATGTCGACCGGCGAACCACGGGCGGGCGCATCGCCTCGGAATGGCGCTGGCAGGACATCGCGGTGGTCGCCGGCGTAGACGCGCAGGACAGCCGGCACCGCGACCGCAGCGGCATGGGCCGCAACACCTATCAGCAGCAGCCCTGGCGCACCGATGCCCGCTTCGAGAGCCTCGGTGCCTTCAGTGAAATCACCCTGGGCGAAGGCACTGCCCAGCGCTGGGTGGGCGGCCTGCGCATCGACCGCGCCGAGGTCACCGACGAACGTCGAACCAGCGGCATGATGGCCATGCCCAACCCCACCGCTGGCCAGCAGCGCCGCGAGAACCTCGGCAGCGGCTTTGTGCGCATCGAACGTGACCTCGCTCCCGCGCTGACCTGGTACGCTGGTATCGGCCACAGCGAACGCATGCCCGACTACTGGGAACTGTTCTCGCCCGACAGGGGGCCGATGGGCGCGCCGAATGCGTTTGCCGGCATCCAGCCGGAGAAAACCACCCAGCTCGACCTCGGCCTGCAGTACCGCAGCGAGCGCCTGAATGCCTGGGTGTCAGCCTACGCCGGTCGCGTGCAGGACTACATCCTGTTCACCTATCACGACGGCGGCATGATGGGCAGCATGACCCAGGCCAACAACGTGAATGCGCGCCTTGCCGGCGCCGAAGCCGGTGTCGATATCACCGTTGCCCCGCAGTGGAAGCTCGGCGGCAGCCTGGCCTATGCCTGGGGCGAAAACCGCAGCGATGGCACGCCGCTGCCGCAGATGCCGCCGCTGGAAGCGCGCCTGAGCGCCACCTGGGAAGCTGAGCGCTGGAGCGTCGGCGCGCTGGCCCGCGCGGTGACCCACCAGCATCGCGTCGCCGATGGCCAGGGCAACGTGGTGGCCCGTGACCTGGGCCCGAGTGCCGGCTTTGCGACCGTGGCGCTCAATGCCAGCTATCGCATCAACGACGCGCTGCTGCTCAGCGCCGGTCTCGACAACGTGTTCGACCGCGCCTACAGCGAGCACCTGAACCTGGCCGGCAGCGCGGACTTCGGCTTCCCGGCCGACCCGGTGCGGATCAACGAGCCGGGCCGGACGGCGTGGATGAAGGTGAATTACCGGTATTGA
- a CDS encoding DUF2946 family protein, producing MNVRRRPYAVLLQLAFVATLLMALAPLVSRWQQAHADAPLMLMPSGMAHAMPVADAPADPHAGHGMPASHQHQHQSMPMHDMPMHDMATHAAAPSPSAPAPPLDEHAGHGEACEYCMMASRLMPWLAVLILLLPALPVIAPTVLRAVATPRSLRWPAHAARGPPLNA from the coding sequence GTGAATGTCCGCCGTCGCCCGTATGCCGTTCTGCTGCAGCTCGCCTTCGTGGCGACGCTGCTGATGGCGCTGGCGCCGCTGGTCAGCCGTTGGCAACAGGCGCATGCCGATGCGCCGTTGATGCTGATGCCGTCGGGCATGGCCCATGCCATGCCGGTTGCCGATGCTCCCGCCGACCCGCACGCCGGGCACGGCATGCCGGCCTCGCACCAGCACCAGCACCAATCGATGCCGATGCACGACATGCCGATGCACGACATGGCCACGCACGCCGCCGCCCCGTCGCCGAGTGCACCTGCGCCGCCGCTGGACGAACACGCCGGTCATGGCGAGGCGTGCGAGTACTGCATGATGGCCTCGCGGCTGATGCCGTGGCTGGCGGTGCTGATTCTGTTGCTGCCGGCGCTGCCGGTGATCGCCCCGACGGTGCTGCGCGCCGTCGCCACACCGCGCAGCCTGCGCTGGCCCGCGCATGCCGCACGCGGCCCGCCGCTGAACGCCTGA